TTCGATCCTTTGGACGGTTCGTCCAACATTGATGTGAATGTCAATATTGGGACTATCTTTTCCATTTTCCGGCGTCGAAGTCCCGCTGACACCGAAGTCATGCATAGTGATGTGTTGCAGAAGGGGGACGAGCAGGTCGCGGCCGGGTATATCATGTACGGATCCTCTACCATGCTGGTGCTCACCACGGGAGAGGGGGTTCACGGGTTTACCCTGGATCCGGGCGTGGGAGAGTTTTTACTTTCACATCCGAATATCCGCATTCCGGAACAGGGCAAGATTTATTCCGTGAATGAAGGATATCAGATGTACTGGGACGAACCGACGAAGGAAGTCCTTCGGTATTTCAAGGGGACGGACAACGCCATCAAGCGGCCGTTCAGTCTACGGTACATAGGATCTTTGGTGGCGGATTTCCATCGAAATTTGATTTATGGCGGAGTATTCATGTATCCCGCCGACCATCGGGATCCGGCCAAGCCGCGGGGAAAGCTCCGACTGATGTGCGAAGCCAGCCCCATGGCTATGATCGCGGAACAGGCCGGCGGGCTGGCCGTGGATGGCCGACGACGTATTCTGGACATTGAGCCGGATCATTTGCATCAACGGGTGCCATTGTTCATCGGCTCCCGCAACGACGTTCAGAAGATTTTGGACGTGTACGCCCAGTCCTGAACGGACATCTGTCATGCTTTGTCTTGGAATTGAATCCTCATGTGATGAAACCGCTGTTGCGTTGGTGCGTGACGGCCGGTTGCTGGGCCAACGGCTGGCGTCCCAGGTGGATGTCCATGCCTTGTTCGGTGGCGTGGTTCCGGAAATCGCATCTCGAGAGCATCTGCGTGTATTGCCCGGATTGTATCGCGCATTGCTCCGGGATACCGGGATTGCCGCAGAGGAAATTTCCTGCGTGGCCGTGTCGAGGGGACCGGGGTTGCTGGGAGCGCTTTTGATCGGCCTCTCGTTCGCCAAAGGGTTGGCGTTGTCCCTGGGTGTGCCCTTGGTGGGAGTGAATCATCTGCATGCGCACCTGCTGGCCGCAGGGTTGGAGCGCGATGTTCCGTTTCCCGCTTTGGGGCTTTTGGTCTCGGGGGGGCATACGCAAACCTACGCAGTACGGGGCGACGACGATTTTCGACTGCTGGGGCGTACACTGGACGACGCCGCTGGGGAAGCCTTCGACAAAGCGGCAAAACGGATGAATTTTCCGTATCCCGGGGGCAAGCTCCTGGACGAGCTTGGCCGTGAGGGCGAAGCCGACATTGCCATGTTTCCCCGAGCCTACATTGATAACGACAATCTTGATTTCAGCTTTAGCGGACTCAAGACGGCCATGGTCAACCATGTAAACGCCCATCCGCACTTGGCATTGCCATGTCTTGGCGGACTGGAGGATATTTCTTCGGATGTCCGCAAGGAATTGGCAGTCGTTTGCGCTTCGTTTAATTGGAGCATTGCCGAAACCTTACGGATTAAGACAGAACGTGCTTTGCGTCGTGTGCCGGATGCCCGTGCTCTTATTGTGGCAGGCGGAGTGGCGGCCAATTCCATGCTTCGGCGTGTAATGGGCGACTTGGCTCACCGGCGTGGTGTGGAACTCGTTTTACCGTCCCTCGACCTGTGTACGGATAATGCCGCCATGGTTGCCTGTGCCGGGGAGCGTTTGGCCAAGGCCGGTCGGTTTCACGGGCTGGATCTGGAAGCTGTGCCGCGCGGCAGGAAGGTTCCCCTGGACTGGCTTTCCGCGCCTGCGTAATTCGAGTTTCCGTAGGCTGTTCACGCCGATGCTTCTTGACAGTTTTCTGGGGCGGCACTAGTTTAAAAGATTGACAAGAACGATTGAGCCACGCTGTTTGCTTTGGGTTCAATCAGGGTAATGACGAAGTTCATCCGAAAACAAAGGAGATTGATATGGCGTTCCAGGTGACGGACGGCAATTTTGATCAGGAAGTGCTGCAAAGCGATATTCCGGTGCTGGTCGACTTCTGGGCACCTTGGTGCGGCCCTTGCCGGGCTATGGGGCCGGTCATTGACGAGCTGGCTACCGAGTACGAAGGCCAGATCAAGATCTGCAAAATGAATGTTGACGAAAACTCCGCGTCTCCGAGCAAGTTTGGAATCCGCGCTATCCCCACCTTGATTCTTTTCAAGGGCGGCGAGGTGCTGGATCAGACCACCGGAGCGGTGTCCAAAAGCAGCATTAAGGAAATGATCAGCAAAAAGGCCTTGTAGTCCAATGAAATCATACGACTCTGTCGTTATTGGGGGCGGTCCCGCCGGAATGACGGCCGCCCTTTATCTTATGCGTTCCGGCGTCAGCACGCTGATGGTGGAACAACTTTCTCCTGGCGGGCAGGTCTTGCTCACCGAGGAAATTGAAAACTACCCCGGCTTTCCCAAGGCTGTGAAGGGCTATGAGCTGGTTGATGCATTTGCCGCTCAGCTTGACGCCTACCATCCTGAGAGAATGATGGATGAAGTGCGCGAATTGCGTCTGGATTCCACGGGAAAGGCCGGACATGAGCTGCTCGTGGGGGATGAATGGATCCGGGCCAAAAGCCTGATTCTCTGCACAGGAGCCAGATATCGCAAGCTTGGTGTTCCCGGGGAGCAACGCTTGCTTGGCCGTGGTGTTTCCTATTGCGCGCTATGTGACGGGAATTTTTACCGGGATCGTGTCGTTGCCGTGGTAGGTGGCGGGAACTCAGCTTTGGAGGAGTCGCTGTATTTGGCCAAGTTGGTGAAGAAGCTTTATCTCATCCATCGACGGGACGATTTCAGGGGCTTGAAGTGTTACCAGGACAAATGTTTCACGCATGAGGCCATTGAGGTGGTCAGAAGTTCCGTTGTGAATGAAATCCTGGGGGACGGTGAAGTGACCGGTGTTTCCGTGGAAAATCGAACCACGGGAGAACGCTCGGTTCTAGATGTGGACGGTGTCTTTGTCTTTGTTGGATTTGAACCCAACGTAGGGTTCATTCCCGAAAGTCTGGACATGGACGCCAATGGCGTACTCACCGATACGGAGATGCGCACCAATATTCCCGGTGTTTTTGCCGCTGGTGATGTTCGCTCCAAACATTGTCGCCAAGTGGCCACCGCCGTGGGCGACGGAGCCACCGCTGCCAACTCCGCCTTTGCTTATTTGGAACAACTCGATGCCTGAGATCCGTCCGCGTTTTTTTCTGCTGGTCGCCTTGTTGACCCTGCTTTCCGGCTGTAGCCTGATCGATTACTATTTCCTGCCCCCCCCAGAGGATACGGCTCAGGAATTATACGAGGCAGGCGTGTACGCCATGAATGATGGCGACTATGGGGACGCTGCGGAATATTTTATGAAGCTGAAGGACAACTATCCCTTCAGTCCCTTTACACCCAAGGCCGAAGTCGGGCTGGGTGATGCCTACTTCCTGAATGAGCAGTACATTTTGGCCGCGGACGCCTATAAGGAATTCGAGGCGCTGCACCCCATGCATGAAGACACACCCTACGTGCTTTTCCAGGTGGGGATGTCGAATTTTAAGCAGTTTGAATCCATTGACCGGCGTCAGGACAACATCCGTGAGGGAATCGAGTATTTCCAGCGGGTGGTGGACGGGTATCCGGATACGGATTTTGCCGTGCAGGCCAAACAGTACATTCACAAGAGCCGCCGCATTCTTGCGGAGCATGAATTGTTTGTGGCCGATTTTTATTGGCGTACGGAAAAGTACGGTCCGGCCTGGAGTCGTTACAAATACGTGGTCGAGAACTACCCCGACCTTCCGGAAATTCACGAATATGCCCGCAGACGGGCTGAATATTCCTATTACGAGCATCAAAAAACGCTCTCGGAAGAAGAACGGATGCGATTGCAGGAAAGTTGGTACAAGTTCATCAGAGATTGGTTGTAACTCGTATCAGGCGGTCTTCGGACCGCTTTTTTGCAGGGATGGTGTCATGATGATTTCTTCCTGGGTGTTGGATGCCCGTCTAGAGGACCAGCGGTTTGCCGAGGCCTATGCCGCTGTATCACCTCAATGCCGCTCCCGATTGAAAACGGCCATGGCTCGGCAAGATGTGCTGTGCCGGGCTATTGCTTCCCGGTCCACGCAGTCCACAAGCGTACTGCAGGCCGGTTTTGTCGTGTCTGAGCGAGAGCATCCTGTTTCCGATGCCTTAGTTGTATTGGATCGGTCCACATCCCCTGCCGCCCTGATCGCCGCGTTGATGCCTGTCTTGAACGCCGGGATCGGGACGGTGGTGGTTGCGTATGCTGTTGAACAGACACAAGCTATTCCCGACGGGTTGTTGACGGCGCTGGAACTTATGGGCCAGGAGCTGGTTGTGGAATTATCTCCCGATCGTGTCTTGGCGTTGGTTCAGGAGTGGGAACGGGATGAACATCCCCGGCTGGTAATGGCGCTTGGCGAGACTGGAATGTGGGGAACCCCGGGGCCGTTGTCCTACGGTGGGTGTCGATTCTGGCGTGCTCCGGCGGAAGGCGAGATCGCGGTTTATCTGGAGGGTGCCGGATCGGATGTGGATCTGGATATGTTGGCCTTTGCCCGTCCTTATTCTTCCTTTCTTGTTGCCGGGAACTGTCCGGAATCTTTGCCTTCCGGATTTCGTCGGGTTGGAAATGACATTTCGGATTTGCCCACAGGGGAAAACATCATCTGTTTTGCACCGGACTGTTGGGCGGAAAAAATATTTGGTTCCTATTGCTGCGTGTTCGGTCCCGGGCATGAGGCATGTCACGTTTGGCCGGATCTGGGAGCTGAATGGTTCCGGGTTCGTTCCACTGCGTGGTATTCCCCAATCGTCAGGCAAACGGAGGAGTTATGAGCAAGACCAAGAGTAGTGGAAAAGCAGCAAAATATCTCGATAAATTGCGCAATATCGGCGTAATGGCCCACATTGACGCTGGAAAGACTACGCTCACGGAGCGTATGCTGTATTATTCCGGTAAAATTCACCGGATGGGTGAGGTGCATGAGGGTACGGCCACCATGGACTATATGCCCGAGGAGCAGGAGCGGGGCATCACCATTACTTCGGCTCTTACGACCACGCCCTGGCAGGATTGCCTGATCAATATCATCGACACTCCGGGACATGTGGACTTTACCATTGAAGTGGAACGGAGTTTGCGCGTTCTTGACGGCGCGGTTGGAGTTTTTTGCGGGGTGAGCGGCGTGGAGCCGCAGTCTGAAACCGTTTGGCGTCAATCCGAGCGGTATGGCGTTCCCAAGATTGCCTTTGTGAACAAGTTGGATCGGCTCGGTGCGGATTTTTCTGCTGTGCTCGATTCCATGCGTCGTCGCTTGCGGGCCAATCCGTTGCCGTTGCAGTGTCCTGACGGAGAAGGACAGGAGCACCGGGGCGTGTTTGATTTGGTGACCTTGGAGCGTCTGGAATTTGATGTGGGCGGCAAGGTTCTTGAGTATCAGCGTGTTCCCCTTTCTGACGAGGAGGTCGAACGGATTGCTCCTTGGCGGGAACAGTTGCTGGAGACTCTGGCTGAAGAGGATGACGAGTTTTGCGACATCTATCTCGGCGGAGAGGCTTTTGATGTGGAGGCGCTCCGGCGTGCCGTGCGACGAGCCACGCTTGCGGGCAAGCTTGTTCCGGTGCTTTGCGGGTCTGCCTTGAAAAATATCGGCGTTCAGCCGGTGTTGGATGCGATTTGTTATTACCTGCCCAGTCCGGCCGAGGTTCCTCCTGCATCTGGTATCCCCCCGCAGGGGGGAGAACGACTTTCTTTTCCTCCGCACCCTTCGGAACCACTTTCCGCCTTGGTGTTCAAGGTGAGCATGGAGTCTGGGCGCAAGCTGGCTCTGATGCGGCTTTATTCCGGACGGATCAAGGCTGGCGATACAGTGTACAACGTTACGGAGGACAAGGACGAACGAGTGGCCAGGCTGTTCCGGCTGCACGCGGGCCGCAAGGAAAAGATTGATGAGGCCGTGGCAGGTGAGATCGTTGCTGCCGCTGGAATGCGTTTTGCCCGTACCGGTGACACTCTGGCTCGCCGGGAGACCCCGTTGGTTCTCGAACAGATTGCCGGATACAAGCCGGTTATCTCCCTGGCCATTGAGCCGAGGAACTCCGAAGAGGGAGATAAGCTTGAGGAAGTGCTCGAAAAGTTTTTGCTGGAAGATCCGACACTGAGCGTGACCAACGACGAGGATACAGGGCAGGTCATCGTTTCCGGCATGGGTGAGTTGCATCTCGAAATTATTCGTGAGCGTCTGCGCCGGGAATATAATTTGGAGCCGCGAACGGGCAAGCCGCAGGTGGTGTACCAGGAAACGGTGTCTGCCAAGGGTGAGGCAGAAGGAATTTTTCATCGCGAACTGGGCGAGGTTATGCACTTTGGGGGCATGCGGCTGAGCGTGGAGCCTCGGGAGCGCAACAAAGGGAATGACGTTGTGTTTGAGGTGGATACCTCTTCCTGGCCCACGGGTTGGATTGATGCAGCTGCCGAAGGGATCAACGATGGTCTGCAGAGCGGTGTACTCAAGGGCTACCCGGTGCAGGACGTTCGTGTACGTGTTTTGGAGCTGCAACGCCGTGATGGGGAGTCCTCTCCCGCTGGCTACCGCATGGCGGCTGCTCACGCCTTGAAACAAGCGCTGACGGCCGCAGGACCGCAGTTGCTGGAACCCATCATGTGGTTGGAGATCACGGTTCCTGAGGAACATGTGGGCGATGTCATCGGGCTTTTGGGCAGTAAGGGAGCCAAGATCGAGAACATGCTCGACCGAGGCGAGGTCAAGACGGTCCAAGCGCTTTCTTCACTTGCCGGGTTGTTCGGGTTTTCCACCGAATTGCGCTCCGCTACTCAGGGCCGGGCCGCCTTTGTGATGACCTTTGCCCGGTTCGATATTCTTGCGTAGCGGGATATCCTATGAAAAGACGCAAAACCTCTTTGGAGCGCCGCCATTGGTGGGTGCGGATAAAGCGTTTGACCCGCTATTGGTATCTTCGGATCATTCGCCAGAACGCCTCGGCCCGCAATATCGCGCTTGGCCTCGCGCTTGGGGTTTTTGTGGGTGCCATGCCCATTATCCCCTTTCAGACATTTACCATAGTGGCTCTGGCGTTTGTCTTTCGCACGAACAAGCTTTCGGCTTGGTTGGCCACATGCTACTCCAACGTTTTCACCATGGTGCCTTTCTACTCTTTTTTGTTCGTGGTGGGCGACTTGATCCTGCCGTTCGAAGGTGTGACCTTTGATCCGAACAGGCTGGCCATGAAGGAACTCATTGCCACGGGATGGGACGCCTTTTTGGTTATCCTTACCGGCGGATTGATTTTCGGTGTTTTGGCCGGAACCATAACGTATTTTTTTTCCCTCTACGGAATTCGCCGGTATCGGCGTTTGCGCCGGGAACGACGGCGTAAGCGCTTGGAGCGCGAAACAGGATATCAATGACATGGGGTGGTTCCATATTGCCAAGTTGCAGGGAACAACATAATAATATTACTTTCTCGTATGGAGTTTTTTACGGCGGTTGCCGATGAAGCGGGTTGAAATGGAGGAAGCATGAGCGCAAAGAGGCCGTTGGTAATCGGAACCGGCAACCGGACGTTGATTTTTGGGACGATTCTTACCGTCATTTTTGTTGGAGCGGCTTTTTTTGCCCAGGTTTCAGGGACGAATCCTCTGTACGCTACGGGTGTGGGTGCCATACTCGCCTTGGGGGGAACCGTCTTGGCCTCGCGACTGATTTCCCTCACTGTCCGACGTGCGCAAGCCATTGCCGAAGAGTTCGCAGAGTCCGGCGACGCCCAGGTTTTGATGCATTCGAGCGCGGCCGGGGAGCTTAGTCCGCTGCTGCAACAGCTCGGCTCCGCAGTTGCCGAGCAACATGCCACTTCCAGGTTTTTCAGAAATGCTCTCAAATCTCTTCGTAATCCCGTGCTGGTGACGAGCAGGGAAGGGAAAATCCTTGCCGCAACCAATGCGGTTATGGAATTGGTAAAGAAGCCTGCCACCCAGGTGCTCGGGTTTACTCCCGGACAGGTGTTCGAAAATAAAAAGGGTACTTCCGTGGCCGGGCGTGCATTGCGTTCCAAAAAAGCCGTGGATGAACAGAGTGTTGTCAATATGTGGGATGGCCGTGAAGTAACATTGCGGCAGTATGCGAGCACCATTGTGGATGCGGATGGAGAGGTGCAAGGTGTGGTTTGCTCTTACATCGATCTTCATTCCCTGATAGAGAAACAAAAGGAATTGGAATCGCAGAAAGCGGAAATGCTTGAA
The sequence above is drawn from the Paucidesulfovibrio gracilis DSM 16080 genome and encodes:
- the fusA gene encoding elongation factor G, which encodes MSKTKSSGKAAKYLDKLRNIGVMAHIDAGKTTLTERMLYYSGKIHRMGEVHEGTATMDYMPEEQERGITITSALTTTPWQDCLINIIDTPGHVDFTIEVERSLRVLDGAVGVFCGVSGVEPQSETVWRQSERYGVPKIAFVNKLDRLGADFSAVLDSMRRRLRANPLPLQCPDGEGQEHRGVFDLVTLERLEFDVGGKVLEYQRVPLSDEEVERIAPWREQLLETLAEEDDEFCDIYLGGEAFDVEALRRAVRRATLAGKLVPVLCGSALKNIGVQPVLDAICYYLPSPAEVPPASGIPPQGGERLSFPPHPSEPLSALVFKVSMESGRKLALMRLYSGRIKAGDTVYNVTEDKDERVARLFRLHAGRKEKIDEAVAGEIVAAAGMRFARTGDTLARRETPLVLEQIAGYKPVISLAIEPRNSEEGDKLEEVLEKFLLEDPTLSVTNDEDTGQVIVSGMGELHLEIIRERLRREYNLEPRTGKPQVVYQETVSAKGEAEGIFHRELGEVMHFGGMRLSVEPRERNKGNDVVFEVDTSSWPTGWIDAAAEGINDGLQSGVLKGYPVQDVRVRVLELQRRDGESSPAGYRMAAAHALKQALTAAGPQLLEPIMWLEITVPEEHVGDVIGLLGSKGAKIENMLDRGEVKTVQALSSLAGLFGFSTELRSATQGRAAFVMTFARFDILA
- a CDS encoding DUF2062 domain-containing protein; amino-acid sequence: MKRRKTSLERRHWWVRIKRLTRYWYLRIIRQNASARNIALGLALGVFVGAMPIIPFQTFTIVALAFVFRTNKLSAWLATCYSNVFTMVPFYSFLFVVGDLILPFEGVTFDPNRLAMKELIATGWDAFLVILTGGLIFGVLAGTITYFFSLYGIRRYRRLRRERRRKRLERETGYQ
- the fbp gene encoding class 1 fructose-bisphosphatase produces the protein MPQQITVTEHLLYSQSQVKATGRFTLLLNELIMSAKIISREVNKAGLVDVLGFTGDVNVQGEKVKKLDEYANSILIHRLSKAGVLCAMASEENADIINIPRGYPTGEYILIFDPLDGSSNIDVNVNIGTIFSIFRRRSPADTEVMHSDVLQKGDEQVAAGYIMYGSSTMLVLTTGEGVHGFTLDPGVGEFLLSHPNIRIPEQGKIYSVNEGYQMYWDEPTKEVLRYFKGTDNAIKRPFSLRYIGSLVADFHRNLIYGGVFMYPADHRDPAKPRGKLRLMCEASPMAMIAEQAGGLAVDGRRRILDIEPDHLHQRVPLFIGSRNDVQKILDVYAQS
- the tsaD gene encoding tRNA (adenosine(37)-N6)-threonylcarbamoyltransferase complex transferase subunit TsaD; the protein is MLCLGIESSCDETAVALVRDGRLLGQRLASQVDVHALFGGVVPEIASREHLRVLPGLYRALLRDTGIAAEEISCVAVSRGPGLLGALLIGLSFAKGLALSLGVPLVGVNHLHAHLLAAGLERDVPFPALGLLVSGGHTQTYAVRGDDDFRLLGRTLDDAAGEAFDKAAKRMNFPYPGGKLLDELGREGEADIAMFPRAYIDNDNLDFSFSGLKTAMVNHVNAHPHLALPCLGGLEDISSDVRKELAVVCASFNWSIAETLRIKTERALRRVPDARALIVAGGVAANSMLRRVMGDLAHRRGVELVLPSLDLCTDNAAMVACAGERLAKAGRFHGLDLEAVPRGRKVPLDWLSAPA
- the trxB gene encoding thioredoxin-disulfide reductase, yielding MKSYDSVVIGGGPAGMTAALYLMRSGVSTLMVEQLSPGGQVLLTEEIENYPGFPKAVKGYELVDAFAAQLDAYHPERMMDEVRELRLDSTGKAGHELLVGDEWIRAKSLILCTGARYRKLGVPGEQRLLGRGVSYCALCDGNFYRDRVVAVVGGGNSALEESLYLAKLVKKLYLIHRRDDFRGLKCYQDKCFTHEAIEVVRSSVVNEILGDGEVTGVSVENRTTGERSVLDVDGVFVFVGFEPNVGFIPESLDMDANGVLTDTEMRTNIPGVFAAGDVRSKHCRQVATAVGDGATAANSAFAYLEQLDA
- the trxA gene encoding thioredoxin; this encodes MAFQVTDGNFDQEVLQSDIPVLVDFWAPWCGPCRAMGPVIDELATEYEGQIKICKMNVDENSASPSKFGIRAIPTLILFKGGEVLDQTTGAVSKSSIKEMISKKAL
- a CDS encoding outer membrane protein assembly factor BamD — translated: MPEIRPRFFLLVALLTLLSGCSLIDYYFLPPPEDTAQELYEAGVYAMNDGDYGDAAEYFMKLKDNYPFSPFTPKAEVGLGDAYFLNEQYILAADAYKEFEALHPMHEDTPYVLFQVGMSNFKQFESIDRRQDNIREGIEYFQRVVDGYPDTDFAVQAKQYIHKSRRILAEHELFVADFYWRTEKYGPAWSRYKYVVENYPDLPEIHEYARRRAEYSYYEHQKTLSEEERMRLQESWYKFIRDWL